Sequence from the [Clostridium] scindens genome:
TCAACCAAAACTTCACGTTTCCGATCTCTAATCACATTCAGTGCCATATACTTAGTTGTCAAAACTAACCACGGACGCACTGCATCAAGATTTACATGATCCATATTCATATACAATTTCATGAAAACACTTTGTGCAATCTCTTCCGCAGTGTGATGATTTCCACAATATTTTGCTGCTACCTTATACACAATCTCGACATTGTCCTCATAGATTACATCAAAGGCCACTTTTCCTATCGACTCCACACTCGCTTGTTTATCCTTCGCTTCCTTATTTTTTTATCTTTGATAAGATATCATTTTTATCTTCTTCTGTCAATTCGCCCATCTTCCATCCCAGGCCCACGCCGTCGCCAGTATGTCTTGGAATCATATGCATATGGAAGTGGAATACGGTCTGCCCTGCCGACTCGCCATTGTTCTGGACAATATTATAACCATCACAGTCCAGGATGCCTGTTAGCTTCGTAATCATCTTCTTGGCAAGCACAAGCGCTTTTCCGGCCAACTCATCATCTAATTCATACAGATTAGCATAATGTTCCTTTGGAATTATCAAAGCGTGACCTTTTGATGCCGGACTTGCATCCAGTATTACCCTGAAATCCTCATCTTCATATAATGTAGCTGTAGGGATTTCACCATTGGCAAGTTTACAGAATATGCAGTTTTCGTCCTTCATTTTTATCATCCCTCTTTCTTTAAAATAGTGATTGATTATTTTAGCCGCCAATGCTAAACTGTTAGTTCAGAAAGGGCGGTAATAACTATGTTTTCAACGACAGACTACGACAAATTACAACAAATCATGGCAGAAAGTCCACAGAAAAAAGAACTTCTCACACGACTCCTGGAGTCCCATCGCATGGACATCAGCACCATCAGTCACGAAATCCGTAACCCATTGACGCTCGTATACAGCACCTTGCAATTAATTGAATCCCAGCATCCGGAAGTATTAACCTTTCCTCATTGGGAAGGAATGCGGCAAGATATTGAATATATGAAGCAGTTATTAGAGCAGCTCTCCTCATATAACAATGGCGAGCGTCTGGAATGCGCTTCAACAGATGCACGAACCTTTTTGAGAAAGATCGCGCTATCCTTCGCTTCCACCCTTGTGGATTCACAGATTGAATTTACTTCAAAGATCCCTACCACGCTTCCACCCGTATGCATTGATCCTATGAAAATGAAGCAAGTAATTCTAAACTTGCTAAGAAATGCCCAGGATGCGGTTCTTTCATGCCCGGATAAGGATCATGCGGCCATCTCTTTGTCTGCTGCCTTCCAAAACCAGCAGGTCGTTATTACTATATCCGACACTGGCTGTGGCATCGCGCCAGAAGACCTGTCCACAATATTCGAGCCATTCATAACCCATAAGCAAAACGGCACTGGCTTAGGCCTTGCAATAGCCAAGCGTATCGTTTCGGCCCATCACGGTTCTCTAACGGTAGAATCAGTATTGGATAAAGGAACTGTCTTCACGCTTACGCTTCCAGTACAGCAGGATGCATAGCAGGAATCCCGTCACCAATCCGCCGATATGAGCCATATTGTCAACTCCTCCGCTAGAGTATCCATAATAAAGCGTAATAAAAATCATAAAGACAATGCCTCTGCCCGATATATCGCCGATCCGACCTCTGTTGCGGATTGCTACATATAATAAAGCACCGATAATTCCAAAAATTGCTCCCGAGGCTCCGGCAGATATGGCATAGTCTGCCAAGCGGATGTCCCACCATGAGGACAGGATATTTCCACCCAGACCGCTTAGAATATATATAACCAAAAACCTGATGCTGCCAATCTCGACTTCCAGGTTCCAGCCGATCAATGCCAGCGTAATCATATTGTTAAAGAGATGCTCAAAGCCAAAATGAAGAAACATGCTGGTAAACATCCGGTAGTATTCTCCCTGTTCGGTAATAAAGGGTACATACATTGCCCCATGTTCCAGCATAAAAAGCCCGTCTTCCGTCGCGCCTTGAAAGGACAGCAAAAAGAACACTGCCACATTGGCAGCCAGTAATAAAATTGTACATGGAGCCTTCATCTTCTTGCTATTCATGTATCACTTAACCGCTTTCTGACATCTCTTCTGATTTTATTCTCTATCAGTATAGCATAAGATTGAAAAATAGTAACCTCAAAATCTATTCTTTATTGATTATTCACAGATTTTCTTTCTCTATCTCATCAATAAGCCCCTGGATCATGCCCAGTTCCTCTTCCAGTATATCCGCAATTTCCTCTGCCGAACAGCCCTTTTTTAATTTTTTTCTGATTAAATTTTTAATGGCTTCCTGTTTTCCTATTTCTCTTCCTTCCTGCCTTCCTTCTTCCAATCCTTTCTGTCTTCCTTCTTCCAGTCCTTCCTGCCTTCCTTCTTCCAGCCCTTCCTGCCTTGCCTCTTCTTTGTCGTAGTACCTTTCTTCCCATGCCTGCATATACTTCACCCCTACTTCTTCACTGGCTTTTACCTTACGCACACGGTTATGGATACGCTTAATCCGTTCGCTGTCCATATCTGCAGCCACTTCATCCGTAGTGTCTTCCACATAACGCAGGAATCCCACTAGTTCTTTGGATACCTCGCCATCATTCTTTCCCCGGGTATTCAGAAATATGCGGACCGCTCCATCTTCAAGGCAGCATTCGGGCTCTTCCAGGCATCCAGCACGAAACGTGTACACATATCTGCCATATCCAAACAGGTCGAATGGAGTGATTATAATAATATACGAATTATTTAACTGGTTATAATCCGGAATTCCCGGTTCCAGAAGGCCTGCGTCTATCATAGACTGGTAATATCTGCTGCGCTTTGCCAAGTCCGTCCTTTTTTTCTGCTGCATTTCGGTGTTGTAAACTGACTTTTCTTCATCCATGGCGTATACATCCATCCGAACTGCACGCAGATGCGGCGATACCCTCAACTCTTTTTCCGTCTCATTTTGTTCCAGCAAAGGAATATCCCTTCCAAAGATAATACTGAGAATATCCTGATGTGTCTGCGGATCTTCCAGCACTTCATCAAACAGAAAACGGTTCGTAAGGTTTAACTCTTTTAATGGTATCAAATCTTTTGTTTTCCCCATATGTTTCTCCTTTATTTTACCACAATCTGATTCCTCTTAACAATCCATTTTCCAGATTGTATTTATAGTTCTTCTTCCTCTATATGCAGCCCATCCCAGTCGCCCCACTTAGGTTTTTTATGCTTATTGAGAAATCGTTTCACAGGCGTCCACAGGTTTTCTGTTTCTTTCATAATGGAACTTCCCATCTCCTGTTCCGTAATCCAGTCATGTTCCTTTGTATCATATTCCATTTCTTCTATCTCCTCTACTGTTTCTTCCTTTTCAGGATGTTTCAGGCATTCTGCCATAATCTTTTCCAGGCTGTAATTCTCTTCCATTGTGGCCTTATGAAGCAGAAAAACCAGGCGGACGCACTCCTGGTCTTCATAATCCCCCTGCCTGACAAAATACTCTGTCAATGTATGAAACTCTTCCCACAGGTCCTGATCTGCCAGAGGATAATAGCAGAAAAAGAATCTGCTCTCCTCATAGAAGATATATTCCGGCTTCAGCAAGATACAATGTATATTCAGCAAATACGCCTCCACTTCTTTAATAACTGCCTTGAACTGCGTCAGAAACAGCTTAAGGTCCTCTCCACTGATCTTGCTTCGCTCATACATTGCTTTCATGGAAACTTTCCCACTGACATCATAATCATAATAACTGCTGCCGTTCATTCCTCTTGCGCCAACCTTCAGAATCCCATCCAGCGAACTCGCCTTCAGCATCCGTATTTGATAGTCTTCTTGATATAAGGTATGTTCTTCAATTGTAATCTTACGTTCCATCTTCACTTCTCCTTCAACCTTTGCATATCCCTAATACGCTTCTCGGGTTCTGTGACTGCCGCCCTTTTTACCACGGATATCTTCATGCGCCCGTGGAAAGCAATAGCATACACTTCAATCTCGTCCTTTCCGACCATCACATTCGCCCGAGCATTGCTGGTCAGAATACACTTCCCTTTTACCCTCTGGACGAAAAGGCTTTCCAACTGTCCTGCCTTTACCCCGTCCTTTTCCCGCGCTTTTGTGCTGCCTGCCACAGCCGTCTCATATGCCGCGCCAGTTAAGATGAGTTTGTCATGGTAATAAAAAGACGCCAGGATGCAGCCCATAATCAGAAAAAGGATCATTGGCATAAGAAATGACAATTCTACCGTCAGGCTGCCTTTTAAGCAGCTTCTGCTTTTTACCCGCTTTTTCATTTTTCTATATGACTCTTCCCCCATTTATCTTCCCCCTGTCAGCACGCTAAGCAAATATCCTGCCGCCAGAAAAGGAATGAATGGAATCGTATGTTTTCTAGACATTTTCTTTGCCGTCAGACAAATCAAAGAGGCCGCAGCGAGGAGGCAAAATGTCCCCGCCAGCACATCCAGCACTCCCCACAGCCCCAGATATATTCCCAAGGCTAAAATCGCCCAACTATCTCCGTAACCAAAGCCTTCCCGCGTAACCTTGCTGACCAGGAGAAACAGAATTCCTACGCCAGCGCCACCTGCTGCCATCCACAGATCCGCCTGCCTTGTTATCCCCTGATAGACTAATGCTGCAATGCTCGCCATGACCAGGATATCCACAGGTATCCTTCGGAAATGAATGTCAATCACAGAAAGGCTTAGCAATATACCCATGCAAAACACCTGGCTTATTTCCCACATCTTGAGCAAGCCCCCTTTCCTATTACCTCTGACAGCGGCACTGCATAGACGGTTCGCTTTAGGCCGCTGCAGGATAGCGAACTATGGTAACGGTCGCCGGTATCTGTGATATACACCCCGCCTACAGTTCCTTTCATACAATGCTCGCATGGATGATACTTTCCACCGCCTTCATTTCTTAAAGCTTCTATCTCCGACTGGGGCACCATATGTATGGATAGTTCCAGGTGCGTACAGTGGTAATCACGGTGATACACCAGCCCAGTTTCCGTTACATAGACCGTATCATCGTCCTCACGTCCAAATCCCTGCTTCTCATAGCCTGTCCAAGCCTTGATACGCAGTTTTTCTTCGTGCTTTGCCGGCGGGATACCAAATACAGGGAGCGGGACGCGTATCTCATATGATGCCACCAATTCTCCGATTCCCGTACGGGGCGACATTCTGGACTTGTCACAGTGGATCCCTCCGCTGCCTCCTGATACGATACTCCTTTCCAGCCGATCCTGGCCGATCGAATTCACAACATCGCTCTCTATGCGGTAAGGCATTATGACCGCCGTGCTGCTGGCTTCATCTGCCGCTTTCTTTCCGGCTGCCTGGAGCCCGCACCGGACGGAGGCCTGGATTGCCATCGTCTCCATCAGATACAGAAGACTCACAATTGCGAGAAAAAACAGCGGAACCGCCATCGCCGCCTCCACGGTTACGCTGCCTTTCTTAGAGGCGGATGCAGATGTCCTCCCGGTCAAGACAGAATAGATAGGTTCTAAGGGGAGTATTTTACTATTCATGGTACGAATCCTTCTCCTTTCTTTTATTTTTAACTTTTTGTTGGATGAGTGCCTAAGAATCCGGAAAGACATCTGCATCCGCCTCTACTGATATCCAAAATAAGTTGGAAATTCATAATGGATTCCTCTTCTTAACCTGCAGACTGATCGAAACTCTACCCTGCTGATACACAAGTCTGCACGAAAGTATGCCTGTCCATATACTTTTCTCAGATTCTGCTCAATGATTCCAAGTGCCCGTAATCCAGATGTCTGTTTGGGCGCCAGAAAAAGCAGCATCCTCAGATAGTCTTTATATTCAAGGCCTTCCGGCGCATCGGCTCCTTCTTTCGTATCCTCTTGCGTCCCCAGAGTAAGAAGCGAAGATAACTGGAGCTGCCAGGTTTCCCTGGACTTTACCAGCGGCACGCGGTTTCCCTTTAGCATAGACCGAAGATCCATCACCGTCTCTCCGTAGGCCCATGCCAGAAGAATCGCCTGGGCAGCAGCGCCCGTGATGGCAGGGATGGCAAGAAGCGTGCACAGCGTTGCGGCCGCCGCCTCTGCTTCTGCCTTCATCTCTCCATCCGTTTGAATATACGCATAATTAGGAACGAACCTAAGCATCATTAATTTTCTTGCTACCTTCTCCAGATTCTCTTTGTCACTGCCTGCACCCGCCAGGATATACTCCAATTCATAATCTAAGGCTCCTCCCTTTCCTTCATCTGTAAAGGATGAGAAATTCTCCAGCAGATATTCTCCGAAAAGGAGAGAAGATACAGTTCCTCCCGCCTCCGCCACATCGGAAAAATCTCCATATCCCTCCTGCCTGGCTCTAGCGGAGAGCATTTCCTTTTCATTGGCGTGCTTTTCTGATAATGCCCTGTCTTTGGGCAGTATCAGTTCCAGCAATGGCTGGGCCTTCAATCGACCTACATGGTCAATGGGGTTCTCCTCTTTAGGCAGTTCGCTGTCATTTAAGGCCAACAGATCTTCCAAGCCTTTTTGGGTTTCAGCTTCCTCCTTTGCATACTCTGCTCCTTTATCCTGCTGCTGTCCCCAGACGGAAGTCATCCCCAGCATATCCTTGACCGAATCTATTCCATACTTGTGCTCCATATATGCGGTAATCTGATCAAAGAAAGATTGACAGCCCTGGTCCGTAAGGAACTGTATCCGCTTTATCTCCTGTTCCATATTTCCCGCACCATAATACTCTAAACGCTTCATCAAGTTCGACTGCTCATATTGCCCTGTCTCATAGCTTCCGTCCAGTGCAAATATATGGTACTCGTCCAGCAATTCTTTCTGGTATTCTGCGAACATGCACTCGACTGCCCGATTCATATCCGCCCGTCTGTAATTCTTCGCCATCTGTATCGAGGCGCTTTCCATCAATCCCCCTACCAATGTTATAAAGAGGATGAAGACCAGGCTTAAATATGCTGTCACTTCTCCGCGGACTAGATACCTGAACTTTCGCTGGTTATCTTCTGGAAGATTGTCTGCACCAGGCTGGTAAGCTGGGACTTGAATATAATGACCAGCCCAATCAGCACCACCAGTATCAATATAACTTCTACGACTCCGATTCCTCTCTTTTCTCTTAATACTTGCGATATATACCATATTTTCCACATACACGTTCTCCTCCTAAGTTTATCTCTGCTTCCGGCCTCACATCTGCTCGTTCGCTAGCCTGTTCCTTTACTGGCATACGCTAGATCTGCATAGATAGAAACGCAGGCACTATGACTATGATCAGCACGATTGCCAGCATCAAGAACATGGGAAGCAGCAATTTCGTGCCTGCCTCTTCTCCCAGCCTTTTTGCCCTGGCTTTGCGTTCTTCGAAAGCCTGGATAGATTCCAGCCGTAATAGATGAGTGAGGCCTTTCGTTCCCTTACGAAGATTCTGTGACAGCAGCGCCCCTAATCTGATATAAGGCTGTGCGTTGCATCTCCTTCCGAAATTCTCATAGCTTTCTGTCTCCATAACCCCGCTTTCCATCTCGTAACACGCCTTTTTCATCTCTTCATATGCATGTCGGGCATTTCCATCTGTCTTATGCCGTTCATAATCCTCCACTACTTTTTTCCACGCTCTTTTTACAGTCATGCCTGCCCCCAGGAATAAAGTCAGCTTATTGACAATTTCCGGATAGTCCAGCATCATCTGCCGCTTCTTTTCTTCTCCTTCCTTCCGAATGTTCTGCTGCTTTAGGGCATACAGCAGGATGGCGATCAATATTGCCATCACGATCAGGACCAGTCCCCGGTAGTCCATCTTCTTATAATAGGTGGCTGCCTTTCCTTGAATCTTCTCCGGAAGCAGCCATACCCTTTTGGTCTTGCTGTCTGCCTCCCGCTTCATAATTTCCTGCATGACCTGCTGCCCCTTTTGTTCTTTCCCGGTCAAGGCCTTCGGAACTATATTTGCTATGCACTCATATAACGCCTGTTCCTTCGGATCTTCACTATAGGTAAGGACAGCGCTTAGTTTTACAAGCGTCCCTTCCTGATCCAGCGCGTTCTCCTGCAGCTCTCCCCTGATATTCATCACATCATAACGTTCCAGCTCCCACTCGACTCCTACCGGCTCGCCCGGTACCTGCGTAACAAGGTCCATGTCATATTCTATCCTGTCCAGACTCTCATTTTTCCCGAGAATCAGTCTGTCCAGTCTACGCATTACTCTCTGGAATAATTCCCGGACCTCTTCTTTGCCATATTGCTGCTCGGATACTTTAATCTCCACAGGTATCTTTTCTGCCGCGCCTTCCAGCAATACCTCCAGCATCTCCGTGCTTGCGCCCTGCCCATGGCTGTTCCTTACAATTTTCCCCACTGTCCTGGCAGACGCTGACATGTAATCCACAAACAGCAGGAGAATTCCCGCCAGCAGGATGGCGCTTACTGCCAGTATCTTTATACCTCGATCCTTATGATTCTTGCTCCAAGATAATATGCGCCCAAATATATTGCCAGGCATGCCGACATCACCCCGATTCCCATTATGTTCCCATACAGGCTGTCCATAAATTCCGGGAAACTTAATGACATATAGCCGATAATCGCATACGGGATTGCCGCCATTACCCGAAACTCATACTTCTTAGCCGCCAGCACGGTATCTATCTCTCTTTTCACATCAATCTTGTCCCCTATCTGGTTTGCTGTATTACGGATAATAGAAATCATATCTCCTCCGCTTTTTCTTGCAACTGCAAATACTGCCACGAAGTTCTCCACATCCTCCAGCCCGGACCTTCCGGCAAACTCCTCCAGGATCTGCTCCATTGGCACGTGAAGCCTTAGTTGTCTTGCCATCACCAGAAATTCTCGTGATATTCTCGCATCCTCAGGGTACAGAAGCCTTAATTCCTTCTGCGCCTCAAGAAGTGAATTCTCTACAGAATATCCTGTATTCAGAGCCGATGCCATGGCTTGGATTGCTTCTTTGAACTGCAGCAGGAATTCCTGATCTTTCTTGCGAGCCACTTCTTCTGCCATCATCTTAAAATGCCAGGCCCATACAGGCAGCAGTGGCAGCAGCATCCAGAATGAACGATAGTACAGCCAGGCGGTCACTAAAGTAACTGCGCCTGACTTAATTATGATCATCGCAAGTTCCCTCTTGGTCATATCCGGCCATCTTAAGTTTCTGATCGTTCGTAATCTCATGTATCTTCCTCCAATTCCCTGTAACCTTCCCTTCCTTCTCTCCTTCTTCTTCATACTTATACAATAACTGGAGACATATCTTTCCGTCCTCATATCCCAGAACCTCCGACACTTCCAGTAATTTTCGGCTCTTATCCTGCAGTCTCCCAAGATGGACGATGATATCAATGCCCGAGGCAATCTGCCTTTGAATTGCCGGCAAGGGAAGATTCATTCCCATCAATACCATCGTCTCCAGCCTGGAAAGCATATCTGCCGTACTGTTGGCATGGCCGGTACTAAGACTGCCATCGTGTCCAGTATTTAGGGCCTGCAGCATATCGATCGCCTCCGCTCCCCGGACCTCGCCCACAATAATCCGATCTGGGCGCATTCTCAGGGCCGACTTGATCAGATCGCGGATCGTCACGGCGCCTGTCCCCTCCACATTGGGATTCCTTGCCTCAAGGCTTACCAGATTGGGGATTTCCTGCAATTTTAATTCTGCGTTGTCTTCAATGGTTATAATTCTTTCATCCTTTGGAATATACTGCGATAATGCATTTAAGAAAGTGGTTTTCCCGGAACCGGTCCCTCCACTTATGAATATGTTATATCCGGCTGCCACCAGGGTGGCCAGAAAAACAGATATTTCTTTGCTGATGGAATTCCATGCAATCAGCTGATCCATGGTAATGGCATCTTTTCCAAATTTTCTTATCGTAACAATAGGCCCGTTCACTGCCACTGGCGCTAGCACTACATTGACCCGGGAGCCGTCGGCCAGCCTGGCATCCACGATGGGAGATGCTTCATTTACCAGACGGTTAGAGCCCGCTACGATCTGCTGGATGACATCTTCCAGTTTTTCCTTCGACAGGAACCGCTTGTCCGACTTATAGATCCTGCCATCCCGTTCAAAAAAGATACTTTTGGTGCCGTTAATCATGATCTCTGTAATTCCTTCATCTTCCAGAAACTCTTGAAGCAGGTCCAGCTTGCGGAATGCATTGAATAGTTCCTTGCCCAGTTCCGTCTTCCGTGAAAGAGAAAGATATTCTTCTGAAGACGCTTCCTGGAGAACCCGGTAGATCAATTCCGTCAGTTCCTCATCTTCTATCTCCCTGGTCATATCCAGTTCTTCCAGGATCCTGGCGTGCAGCTGTTCCGCCTGTATCATCGCTCCAGCTCCTTTTTCACCAGTTTCTTCTTCACATCCTCATAGCCAAGCAGCCTTAGTTCCTCTTCAAACTGGAACAGCTTGGCCCTGGCAGCCGGATCATTAGCCACGGGCACCATCACTTCCGTACATTGCCTGAGAACTCCATAGACATCCTGTATTCCTTCATCTATATCCAATATCAGGACATCATAGATGGCGCACTGCTCAATCTGCATAAGAAGGCTCGTCCATTCCTTGGACGTGACTGCCTTTATGTCTTCGGATACCCGGAACGGGAGCAGATAGTCCTGTGATTCCATATGCTTTGCCAGCGTGGTAAGGATCATTCCGAAGTTCCGGCTTTCCTGGCGGGAATAGTAGATCAGATCTGCCAGCGTCTGCCCTTCCTCTGGAAAATGACCGCCGATCCCCCCATACAGTTCCATGTTGATATACAGGACATTATAAGATACGGCCAGTTCCTTTCCCATTTCCAGTCCATAGCCGGTCTTTCCCGTGCGGTGTACCGGCGAGAAAATCCCGATGATCCGCATCTGCCTTTTCTTTGCCGCTTGGAGAAATAATCCTTCTTCTCCTTTTAGGCCGCATTGGCAGATGACCTCAGCAAGAATGGCCTCGCCCGACTGATATCGGTATACCGGGACTTCTAAAGGCCCGGTACTCGCGCTTGCCGTCTCTGTCAGGACGAATACGCTTCCTGCCTGGATCTCCTTTCTTATCTCCTGCGTATAGCCGCTGCTGATAAGAAGGATATCAATCGCTTCCTCCTGCTGAATCCTCCGCACTTGTCCCGGATCGCTGCACACTTGCACTTGCAGCGCGAGTTCCTTTTTCTTTGTCAGGTATGCCGCAAGCGCAGAGGCATACTTCTCTTCCTGGTCGCAAATAACCAGACTCCTGCTCACATAAAATCCCTCCTCTGTTGCTGTCTTATCATGTCTGTGTGATCTTCCGCCGATATGGCATAGAATCTATTAATAGAATTAGATAATCAGATACAAGTCACCAGATGTAACTTGTAGGACGATTATAAACCACATATTTCCTGTTTGTCCATCCCTTTTTTAAAAAAGGCAAAACTTTGTGCAACCCTTACAAAATCTGGTAGATAGTAATGCCGTAAAGAAGCGCGACCCCTGGGATTCCAAAGACTCCGGACGTCAAAAATGTTACTGGATTCATGCCAACCTGCGCAGAGATCCCCTTAGAAGCCAAAAACTCATTTACAAAAAAAATAATTGCAATACCTATGATTGCCCGTACTAAAAAATTAACCAAAATATGAGATTTCTGTTCCGGCATACTCACCCTCCCAAATTCTTTCCTAATTCCATATATATCCTCGTATCTGGTATTTTATTCTTCAAATCTGCCTATACTAGAAAAAAGAAAACCAAGCGATACAGCAACGGAGGTGGATTATGAGATTATTTGAGCGAGGAAGTGCTGCCGAAGAAGATGTATACAGGCGCTTATCCTTCGATCCCCAGTGCGATACTTTGATTGAAGAGATCGCCCAGGCAAGGCAGGAAATCGAAGATGCATACAACAACTTCCAGAATGCTTCAGACCCGGACTTGATCGACTGCTATATCTACAAAGGCAATGCTGCCTGGAAACGCTACCGTTTCCTTCTGCGGCAGGCCAAGATGATTTCATAAGCATAGTTTTATAAGCAAGAATAAGGAAAGGGAAGCTTCCGGCCGGTCAGGCCAGGAGCTTCCCTTTCCTTATTCTTGCCAGGCTTACAGCCTGATGGTAATCTCTCTTTGCGTGCGGTGGTA
This genomic interval carries:
- a CDS encoding TadE family protein, producing the protein MGEESYRKMKKRVKSRSCLKGSLTVELSFLMPMILFLIMGCILASFYYHDKLILTGAAYETAVAGSTKAREKDGVKAGQLESLFVQRVKGKCILTSNARANVMVGKDEIEVYAIAFHGRMKISVVKRAAVTEPEKRIRDMQRLKEK
- a CDS encoding type II secretion system F family protein; translated protein: MRLRTIRNLRWPDMTKRELAMIIIKSGAVTLVTAWLYYRSFWMLLPLLPVWAWHFKMMAEEVARKKDQEFLLQFKEAIQAMASALNTGYSVENSLLEAQKELRLLYPEDARISREFLVMARQLRLHVPMEQILEEFAGRSGLEDVENFVAVFAVARKSGGDMISIIRNTANQIGDKIDVKREIDTVLAAKKYEFRVMAAIPYAIIGYMSLSFPEFMDSLYGNIMGIGVMSACLAIYLGAYYLGARIIRIEV
- a CDS encoding rhomboid family intramembrane serine protease, coding for MNSKKMKAPCTILLLAANVAVFFLLSFQGATEDGLFMLEHGAMYVPFITEQGEYYRMFTSMFLHFGFEHLFNNMITLALIGWNLEVEIGSIRFLVIYILSGLGGNILSSWWDIRLADYAISAGASGAIFGIIGALLYVAIRNRGRIGDISGRGIVFMIFITLYYGYSSGGVDNMAHIGGLVTGFLLCILLYWKRKREDSSFIQY
- a CDS encoding DUF6382 domain-containing protein; this translates as MERKITIEEHTLYQEDYQIRMLKASSLDGILKVGARGMNGSSYYDYDVSGKVSMKAMYERSKISGEDLKLFLTQFKAVIKEVEAYLLNIHCILLKPEYIFYEESRFFFCYYPLADQDLWEEFHTLTEYFVRQGDYEDQECVRLVFLLHKATMEENYSLEKIMAECLKHPEKEETVEEIEEMEYDTKEHDWITEQEMGSSIMKETENLWTPVKRFLNKHKKPKWGDWDGLHIEEEEL
- a CDS encoding DUF5702 domain-containing protein, producing MESASIQMAKNYRRADMNRAVECMFAEYQKELLDEYHIFALDGSYETGQYEQSNLMKRLEYYGAGNMEQEIKRIQFLTDQGCQSFFDQITAYMEHKYGIDSVKDMLGMTSVWGQQQDKGAEYAKEEAETQKGLEDLLALNDSELPKEENPIDHVGRLKAQPLLELILPKDRALSEKHANEKEMLSARARQEGYGDFSDVAEAGGTVSSLLFGEYLLENFSSFTDEGKGGALDYELEYILAGAGSDKENLEKVARKLMMLRFVPNYAYIQTDGEMKAEAEAAAATLCTLLAIPAITGAAAQAILLAWAYGETVMDLRSMLKGNRVPLVKSRETWQLQLSSLLTLGTQEDTKEGADAPEGLEYKDYLRMLLFLAPKQTSGLRALGIIEQNLRKVYGQAYFRADLCISRVEFRSVCRLRRGIHYEFPTYFGYQ
- a CDS encoding sensor histidine kinase, whose translation is MFSTTDYDKLQQIMAESPQKKELLTRLLESHRMDISTISHEIRNPLTLVYSTLQLIESQHPEVLTFPHWEGMRQDIEYMKQLLEQLSSYNNGERLECASTDARTFLRKIALSFASTLVDSQIEFTSKIPTTLPPVCIDPMKMKQVILNLLRNAQDAVLSCPDKDHAAISLSAAFQNQQVVITISDTGCGIAPEDLSTIFEPFITHKQNGTGLGLAIAKRIVSAHHGSLTVESVLDKGTVFTLTLPVQQDA
- a CDS encoding HIT family protein, with product MKDENCIFCKLANGEIPTATLYEDEDFRVILDASPASKGHALIIPKEHYANLYELDDELAGKALVLAKKMITKLTGILDCDGYNIVQNNGESAGQTVFHFHMHMIPRHTGDGVGLGWKMGELTEEDKNDILSKIKK
- a CDS encoding YaaL family protein — translated: MRLFERGSAAEEDVYRRLSFDPQCDTLIEEIAQARQEIEDAYNNFQNASDPDLIDCYIYKGNAAWKRYRFLLRQAKMIS
- a CDS encoding Rpn family recombination-promoting nuclease/putative transposase; the protein is MGKTKDLIPLKELNLTNRFLFDEVLEDPQTHQDILSIIFGRDIPLLEQNETEKELRVSPHLRAVRMDVYAMDEEKSVYNTEMQQKKRTDLAKRSRYYQSMIDAGLLEPGIPDYNQLNNSYIIIITPFDLFGYGRYVYTFRAGCLEEPECCLEDGAVRIFLNTRGKNDGEVSKELVGFLRYVEDTTDEVAADMDSERIKRIHNRVRKVKASEEVGVKYMQAWEERYYDKEEARQEGLEEGRQEGLEEGRQKGLEEGRQEGREIGKQEAIKNLIRKKLKKGCSAEEIADILEEELGMIQGLIDEIEKENL
- a CDS encoding Flp1 family type IVb pilin, which codes for MWKIWYISQVLREKRGIGVVEVILILVVLIGLVIIFKSQLTSLVQTIFQKITSESSGI
- a CDS encoding pro-sigmaK processing inhibitor BofA family protein, translating into MPEQKSHILVNFLVRAIIGIAIIFFVNEFLASKGISAQVGMNPVTFLTSGVFGIPGVALLYGITIYQIL
- a CDS encoding CpaF family protein gives rise to the protein MIQAEQLHARILEELDMTREIEDEELTELIYRVLQEASSEEYLSLSRKTELGKELFNAFRKLDLLQEFLEDEGITEIMINGTKSIFFERDGRIYKSDKRFLSKEKLEDVIQQIVAGSNRLVNEASPIVDARLADGSRVNVVLAPVAVNGPIVTIRKFGKDAITMDQLIAWNSISKEISVFLATLVAAGYNIFISGGTGSGKTTFLNALSQYIPKDERIITIEDNAELKLQEIPNLVSLEARNPNVEGTGAVTIRDLIKSALRMRPDRIIVGEVRGAEAIDMLQALNTGHDGSLSTGHANSTADMLSRLETMVLMGMNLPLPAIQRQIASGIDIIVHLGRLQDKSRKLLEVSEVLGYEDGKICLQLLYKYEEEGEKEGKVTGNWRKIHEITNDQKLKMAGYDQEGTCDDHN
- a CDS encoding TadE/TadG family type IV pilus assembly protein, which translates into the protein MNSKILPLEPIYSVLTGRTSASASKKGSVTVEAAMAVPLFFLAIVSLLYLMETMAIQASVRCGLQAAGKKAADEASSTAVIMPYRIESDVVNSIGQDRLERSIVSGGSGGIHCDKSRMSPRTGIGELVASYEIRVPLPVFGIPPAKHEEKLRIKAWTGYEKQGFGREDDDTVYVTETGLVYHRDYHCTHLELSIHMVPQSEIEALRNEGGGKYHPCEHCMKGTVGGVYITDTGDRYHSSLSCSGLKRTVYAVPLSEVIGKGACSRCGK
- a CDS encoding prepilin peptidase; the encoded protein is MWEISQVFCMGILLSLSVIDIHFRRIPVDILVMASIAALVYQGITRQADLWMAAGGAGVGILFLLVSKVTREGFGYGDSWAILALGIYLGLWGVLDVLAGTFCLLAAASLICLTAKKMSRKHTIPFIPFLAAGYLLSVLTGGR